One Scophthalmus maximus strain ysfricsl-2021 chromosome 7, ASM2237912v1, whole genome shotgun sequence genomic window, GACTCGTCGGCTGttggtgctgatgctgaggTGCAGGGGGCGATGCTGATGGAGAGGCTGGGGGCTTTGATGGGCCGAGGCAGGGAAGCCCGCCGGGCGGAGCACTTTCTAGACTCTCTCCTGCAGGGATGTGATGGAGCATCAGAACATTTCTGTCTGGTCATCGCTGCAGCTCTGCTGACGGCGAAAAACTCGGCAGCAGAAGGGGCCGCGCAGGATGTTCTGCAGGACTGGCTGCAGAAAACCCCCGGCGTGCTAAAACTCACGTGCTCTGCACTGTCTGCCTCACTTCTCGCGGGCCTGGCCAAAGAACACCGGAAATTCAGAGAGGCGTACTGCGGTGTTTTGAAAACGTGGGcctctgacatggagtacagCGTACACGAGGGTGAATGGGTTCAAACCAGCACAAAAACGTGCATGGTGACCTTTCAGAAACTGACTGAGCACTTCCTGGCCTTGTTTGAGAAGTGTCCTCCTCAGAGGGACGATGTGGAAAGAGAGCTCAACGCTTTGAAGCTTTCTGATGGAGACTTTGACGTCAGAGGTCTGAGTGTGTGGGGGGACCTCCTCTCAGCATTAAACACATAACTGTCTGTCGTCTCTTTACagctgtagaaaaaaatggccTAAATGTAGATGTTTATTTATGTCCTGGTGTGGTGTTTTATTAGGGCCGGGTATTAAACCTCAGTGTCAATAGCACTGATTATTGGAAGCTGCTATCAAAAACTTGCTTGTTCTTTATTTCTGATCAGACCGTTGCCATCATAATTTTGTCGTGATGTTCCGAAAGCCACTTTTTCCTTCCCAATTCCAGTACGTGGACTTTGAGTACCGAACTGACATCTGTGcattaagaaaaataacaacttaTATCACATATTTTAACATCTGTATGCTATTAACCAtgtatggaagtgatgattgcTCTCATTGTTGTTTGACCTGGCTCCGGTTAAAACCTTTGGAAAAACAGATACATCCAGAGAATGAATGCCATAGAATTTCTTTTATTATCTAGTTTTACTGTCCTAGCTGAAAAAGATCACAAGTATAGTACAGTAACGGTATAAAACTATATAAATCTAGGgataaataacaatttaaaaacctAACATGCTACTTTAGATTATAAAAAATTCTTTGTCTTtgacagtaacagtataaaacagcAATTTGGTACAATATTGTCAtcatgctgacatttttgctaCCTCTGGCTTATGTTACACTACTGGAAATCACCTCTTTGCCACTCTGTAAACAATACTTGCCATGTCAGTACAGCGCAACTATTGTCTTGGAGTGCTTCAGAGTCAAAACCAGTTGCAGCTATATTCTCTCAGTGTAACCACTTTAAAGACGCAGTATCGTACCGGTACATAGATTTGCGTTCTTGCCGATCCCCAATCAGTCATTTGAGGCAGTATTGGAGGCTTCGCAGATACTGGCGCATCTCTATAATTTTGTCAGTTTGAGTTACAATGTCTAAGGCAAAGAGTCTTGTTTTtggattgaaaaaatattttttgaaaaaaataatgtttatattCCAACAGAAGGCTGCAGAAATTTTGGTAACAGTACTTACTCTCTGATGTCATCAGCATCTCTACTGAATATATCAAATGGTATCGATCACCATGTTATATGACCTGGGGGGGTTTTTCACAGGCAGTTTCTGTTCAAGGTAAATTCTATCGGCGGCTTTTTTAAACttgttgaaatataattttaaacaGACTaacagaaacataaacacaacatattagcaaaaaaatacagtatggggaaaaaaatcttgtggGCCTCAAAGTACATTGCATTATTTCTCAGTGGAAATTCTTTTATGAAATTTTATAATCAAGTCTTTTAGTCAATACAATTGGAGATTTGTTAAATTTGAGTGTTTGTACAGATGGTAGCATCCCATGCTGCCTTGtaatcagcagcagcacgtgGCCTGACTGAATAAAATTGAGAGTAATTGTCAGGCAGTGACTAGTTTGCACTTTATTTATTGGTCTCTGGAGAGTCAAGGCTACATTTGGCATCAGAAATTCCACCTTGCTATCAATTGtggatgtgttttaaaatcatTCTGTTTGTTGCTCTCCCCATGTGTACAAGACTATATGGTGCAGACGTGTGGAGACCGATTagtttgataaaatgttttaaaggaTATAAAACTGTCAATAAGGAACCAAAGACATTGTGTCATCCAATTTACACCttaaaatcattttcagtttctcacACACCATCTGTTACTTTCGCTTCCGCTCGGTCTGAATCTAATAATTTTGATTGGCCTAATGCCAGTCATGTGACATGACTGCCAATTCGCACATCTCAGCCCTGGCCCATGTTTCGGAGCACCTCTGTGGCGAGGGATCAATTAGTCAAATCAGGCGTCTTCAATCACACCCTCCACAATAGCTGGTGTGTGACGTAACCGTGGCAGACAGCGGATTAGAGCCCCGGCCGCTGGTGTGTGGAGGGAAACACCAACACGGCCACAGCTCATTtaacacacaatgaaaacagtTCACGTAGAGACAGACAAGGGTCACTGAGTAAAGGGCAGCATGTACACAACCAATTTATTTCCAACCAGTGCAAGAACATATGCAGCAAATTCTCGCCTGCAAATTCAttcaataacaattttttttccaccatgaTTGGATTTGAGCCAGAAGAATGtgagaagaaaataattcagTGCTGTTATACAAAGACAATTAAGCTATATTCATACATCATCAGACTCATGAAAATCTACATGTGGTATACCAAGCAGCACATTATCATTAAGCATTTGGGTTTAAACACTGAcagctatttttttaattttatttttaggtcttttttcacagcctTGCACCGGCAGAGCGATGAGCAGCCATGATCCAGATGTCTGACACCAAATGAAAAGCAATATAGAACAAGAGCAATAACGCGATTTAGCTTCTTCTTTTACCTGTGTttactgaaaatgtgtttttagcgatttttttctaatgattAATACCCCCAAGTGTGGAGCGCTGATAAAGAACTAAAACCCGCCTGGCCCTCTGCTCTTAACCCCCAGGTAAAATTacatgttttgttattgtgtcaCTTCAACCAGCAGGAGGTCGACAACGCCCCTTATCAACATCTATGGAACCAGCCCATTTAAACGTGTGAAATCGCTCACACTTAATTAAAGGCTACATTACAAAACATAGACAACACGTTATTCTtctgaatcattttctttttttctgatagaAATGCATTTGGATGGGAACCATCTTgtatttcctcctctctcctcatccctcgctTGTTCATTTGTTCCATCCAGTGCAATACGCTGGCAAACAAGCTGCAGCGGGATGTGCTGAGGGCGACTGTTGTTCTGCAGCCTTTAAAGGGTCCTGAAGGATAGCATTCATTAAAACTCAGATCCAGCCCCCATCTGGTGGTGTGAAAAGGGAGCCCTCAGAGGGGCGGGGTGGAGGAGCGTGGAGGGGGCGGTGGAGCCCTCCCTCGGCACGTGCCTAAGCCGATCAAGCCTGGCCCTCGTCTGGCCTCGGTGACGGATCACAGGAGGCGGGTGGGCCCCTCCACACACCTGTGTCCCGCTCAGAGGGGGCTGATGATCAGCAGCCACCATGGCCAGACATGCACGAGACACaggaaatgtaatttgattTGGTGCGTTGCAGAGAAGCCGTAAGGGAAAGACGTCTGTAATGTGtgaatttccttcttttttttgttggcgtAATATAATGTGTGGGTGTAGCTTGTGAAAAAGAGATGGAAGATATTCACTTCTTCCTCTGCCTGACAAGCCTTCACATGAGGAGGGGCTCATGAGACAGCAACTGAATGTTGGTAAAAGAAAGTAGAGCTGGAACGATTAGTGATGGTTGATAATTGAAGCTTGtatttttagttaaaaaaaatccaagattCTTTATTGGGAAAATGTGCTGCTTTCCCTCATcttaacattttattaaattaaaaatgtcaggGTTTTGGACTTTGgatgaacaaaacaagacatcttGGTTTATAGGAaactgatcatttatttttatttttttagaccAAATTTACATTAATTGAGATAATAACCAGCAAGttattcaattattaaaataatatttagatGCAGccctgaaagaaaatattttgtgatcCTGGAAATGTCAatttcatatataaaaaaagaagatgtgcAGAAGGGTATCTGCTTATTCTATCAAGATTTCAAGAGTATCATGAAATCTTATCAGCCTCTCATCCTTTGTCTGGGTGTGATAGTATATGAGCATGTTGGTGAGAGGAGGGTATGAAGCTGTCAACATAATGTGATGTGGGGGAGGGGAACTGGAAGGACCTGTGATAGATCACCTCGATTGCAACTGTAGGAAATCCAGTTCTGTGTGGAGGGAAAACAATTGGATGTAGCAATCTCCTTCTTCTGATCAGGGAAGATGCAACTCTCACTCCAGAGGAGGCATCTCTGAAAATGCACCAGGGTTCCTCGCCTCATTAGGAACCCCGGTGGGCACAAATTTTTATATGTGGTTGGTATGAAATTTAGTTTGATACTAACACGTGGATGCTAAGCACAGATAAAACTAAGCTCTTGTTGCTGCCTTTTGCACAACACAAGCTATTTCTGTTCTGCGTTCATGTGGAGCAAAAGCGCTGcaaaaagtagtagtagtaaaggCGATTCAGAAAACagttacaaatgtaaaaatcctGTCTAAAGTATTATCTTCAATGTGTTGAAGTGGGTGGAGTGTAGAGACATATAACATGTTATTCCATGTGAGACAAGCTGATTTGGGGGAGCAAGCTCTCCATTAATAAAGCAATTAGCAgggcaggagagggaggtgtgtgttAATCCAATTGCCCCGAGGTAGTGTGGTGTCCTAAAAGAGTAATTACTTCAATGCTGCTTAGAATTTTGGGCTTATAAATAGATCTTTTAGCATGCTGATGGAGTTGTTTTCTAGATTGTAAATTAAAGGATATTCAGGCAGCGTTGTGGAGAGATTGCTTGTGTACACTCTGGGTCGAGGGCGAGGGAGGAAAAGCAGGGATCAGGAGGATAATTGCATGCAGGCAGAGTCCCAGGGGACGAGTGCAACCCTGTCATCAAACACTCATTCTGGCTGGGCCTCATCCCATTACAGTCCCCCAGGAGCCAAACTGCACCTGCCCCACCGACTGACAACTACTCAATCTCCTTTCACTGACTCTCTCGCTCACGATGAAGCAACCAGGCAAACGACACCAACAGTACCACAATGACTAAGGCTTCAAAAACAGGGTTGCGGTTAACAGGCAGGTGAATGCTGGGAGAATTTCCACCTATAAGGAAATGTTGACAGCAGGTTTTGTCCAATCAGTGTGCACCCGAACAGGACAGGCCATCACCAGTGCAACAGCCATGACCGCCCCGCCTGGTTAGGCATGAGAAAACATGTTCCACGTGGCTGGTGACAcaattgtgttttctgtcaaattAACATGCTCAGCGTGGAGCAGGCAGCGGTGAGAGGTAATGGTTTCCCTTCTCAGCTCAGATAATCGGAGGAGAAACTTAGATTTATTGTAattgctgccactgctgcaaTTGGAAGTGTTTCAGACGTGTGGCTGCGTCCTGTGATCGAAGCATCAGTCAGCACTGTAGAAGACGCTCCCACAGCCCTGTCCATCATGTGTTAAACACCTGAAAACCCCACCCCACAATCTTCACACCAGTCTATCATTTCTTCCCAGGTGAGCTGTACAGGGGCCCTGAGAGATCAACACACTGCAGCTAGACAAAACCCAGGTGAGTTAAGAAAAACACCATCACTGGATTGACATCACATAcagcaaataaaacacaaccaaaGATGTGCTCTTAAAGTAAGAACAGAATTGTGTCCAAGGAACACATAAAATTGATTCACCCAGTTGTGGTTACCTACATTCCCGCTCATTTTCCAACACCCGAGTTCAGGTACTCCAATAGTGTTCCACTTCAATAGTGAAAGATTGAAAGACAAGCATGGCTCAACAAGGTTCATCACTCTTTTTGTGTTCACTACTTGCAgtgcgtttctgtgtgtggttgtgttgaCATGAGTAGATTACataaagtcaatgcaaagacgcgagtaGACAAAATGCGTTATTCGTGAGAATGACACGAATAAGCACAAATAAGCACTTAAggatcctgcggccaaactcgGGCGAGTCTTGCTTTCACCACgttgttcctctttttttaaggttattttctgctttgtcGGTCGCTAGGTTGCTcgcattgagttagccatgatgttaatgctgccgctagttaacgctaggagccagaaaaccaAGTAGGAGCATCAGTGAACAtatttcatcttctcctccattatctccaaagtggtgctGACAACCTCCTCctgagctctgaggaaaagtgcCTGCATCCTCaccggcgtcttgctactgTTGCGTTTTTACGACACTGACCAACAAAATagtaccacctggaaccactacGGGCATTGACATTTTCCCCTCTTTATGCTGAGTGTgttgagctctcagggccaccatAGAGGTGGTAGTTGCAAAGGCATCCTGCACATACTGTcagcgggaggaggaagaagacaattTGATTTATCCAGAGTCTTAAACCCCATTGAGCCTCTTCTGCTCCAGGGAGAGATTCAGAGTGATGCATGTGAATGGATGGACGCCATGTTTTCCTAAATAATTTACCAGCTCACTAATGGGCTGCACTTTTCTCGCCTTCCAGAGCAGCGTGCTGGACATAGTGATTTGTACAGTTTCTTCGTATGTTTGGAGTTTAGTAAATTGACAACAATCAGTGCTCTCTGTCATATCTTGAGCCTAGCATGATTGTGTGCTAACTAGAGCGCCAACTAATGattatcatcatttattatCGATCAATCTGATCCTCAACCTTTTGGTCTACAAAACGTCTATTAAGAAGATAATCTGGATAGACCCAAGCTGAAATATTCaaactgcttgttttgtccaaaaaataGTGCAAAAACCTAAAGGTATTCAGTTTATTATCACAGGAGTCTAAGAAATCCATTAATTTAGCTTCTAAGAAGTCACATTTGTGTTTAATTATTGTTCACATGACACGTgaatacttttttgttttcccttgtcACAGTCTCATGTTATTGACCTTGTTATCAAGAAACATTGGCAGGTATGCCCATATACTTTTGTTTTAAGTCTTTCTTTCCATTATAAGttctaatattttttgttatcaGTCATGCAATcattattgatcatttaaaaatcaaatctttttttactgtcatgAAAAGTTACTCCAGGTATTTCATTAAAACTTGGAGTCCGTCAAATGATCTTTTAATGTCTTATATGATATGTTTTGATTCAGTTTTCAGTCTTCTTCTAGTGAACATGAAATACTAATAACTAACAGATACAGTGATAACTATGAAGGCAGCATTTAAAACTCTGATGCACTCTG contains:
- the fancf gene encoding Fanconi anemia group F protein isoform X1, which codes for MVRVQLVCSPQRLQCPAAEPPEAEKRHMETLLKNVSSTAELLAVSARSGALEQWDGHALSRAFHWARYGEHLFRRFHSDPAVRTAMEKQLQLTNQSLRAALPGYTDVSFCDLSRCQHLLLVGLLNNPELPVSIMRILFGSGSPADTEHSEYVDVTGLCSHIIQCKSACKVLSPLADSSAVGADAEVQGAMLMERLGALMGRGREARRAEHFLDSLLQGCDGASEHFCLVIAAALLTAKNSAAEGAAQDVLQDWLQKTPGVLKLTCSALSASLLAGLAKEHRKFREAYCGVLKTWASDMEYSVHEGEWVQTSTKTCMVTFQKLTEHFLALFEKCPPQRDDVERELNALKLSDGDFDVRGLSVWGDLLSALNT
- the fancf gene encoding Fanconi anemia group F protein isoform X2 encodes the protein METLLKNVSSTAELLAVSARSGALEQWDGHALSRAFHWARYGEHLFRRFHSDPAVRTAMEKQLQLTNQSLRAALPGYTDVSFCDLSRCQHLLLVGLLNNPELPVSIMRILFGSGSPADTEHSEYVDVTGLCSHIIQCKSACKVLSPLADSSAVGADAEVQGAMLMERLGALMGRGREARRAEHFLDSLLQGCDGASEHFCLVIAAALLTAKNSAAEGAAQDVLQDWLQKTPGVLKLTCSALSASLLAGLAKEHRKFREAYCGVLKTWASDMEYSVHEGEWVQTSTKTCMVTFQKLTEHFLALFEKCPPQRDDVERELNALKLSDGDFDVRGLSVWGDLLSALNT